One genomic segment of Primulina tabacum isolate GXHZ01 chromosome 9, ASM2559414v2, whole genome shotgun sequence includes these proteins:
- the LOC142556480 gene encoding zinc finger BED domain-containing protein RICESLEEPER 2-like yields the protein MAKRMKEKYDKYWGSTEKMNMILYYAVIIDPRHKLEFVEFSFDRMYGSVGKNETMKEQVRLGLYELFDDYKLRHSNKLPDTSKSLGSSSNSSTLGSQDMSKKRLCEADDESEMAIRLSLKQEFKMYKSGGKGEVVKSELEKYLVEDVEEEKKNFNIMQWWKDNSPRFPILSRMARDILAVPISTVASEAAFSTGGRVLDAFRSSLSPKIVQSLICAQDWFRL from the coding sequence ATGGCAAAAAGAATGAAAGAAAAGTATGATAAGTATTGGGGATCAActgagaaaatgaatatgattttATATTATGCTGTGATCATTGATCCGCGACATAAGTTGGAGTTCGTTGAATTTTCTTTTGATAGAATGTATGGCAGTGTTGGGAAAAATGAGACCATGAAAGAACAAGTGAGACTTGGCCTTTACGAGTTGTTTGATGATTATAAACTAAGGCATTCCAATAAACTTCCAGACACTTCTAAAAGTTTAGGCTCTTCATCAAATAGTTCCACCCTTGGCTCGCAAGATATGTCTAAGAAACGCTTGTGTGAGGCAGACGATGAGTCTGAAATGGCTATTAGATTGTCGTTGAAGCAAGAGTTCAAGATGTATAAGAGTGGAGGAAAAGGTGAAGTAGTAAAGTCTGAGTTGGAGAAATATTTGGTTGAAGATGTTGAGGAGGAAAAAAAGAACTTTAATATAATGCAATGGTGGAAAGATAATAGTCCCAGGTTTCCCATTCTTTCTCGAATGGCTCGAGATATATTGGCAGTTCCAATTTCCACCGTTGCTTCAGAAGCTGCATTTAGCACCGGAGGGCGTGTACTTGATGCATTTAGGAGTTCTTTATCGCCCAAGATAGTTCAATCTCTCATTTGTGCTCAAGACTGGTTTCGACTGTGA